In one Mycobacterium sp. NBC_00419 genomic region, the following are encoded:
- the sufC gene encoding Fe-S cluster assembly ATPase SufC produces the protein MSTLEIKDLHVSVANEDGTAKEILKGVNLTVNSGETHAVMGPNGSGKSTLSYAIAGHPKYDVTSGSITLDGEDVLTMSVDERARAGLFLAMQYPVEVPGVSMSNFLRTAATAVRGEAPKLRLWVKEVKAAMTDLGIDPQFAERSVNEGFSGGEKKRHEILQLGLLKPKIAILDETDSGLDVDALRVVSEGVNRYAEAEHAGVLLITHYTRILRYIQPQFVHVFVDGRIVASGGAELADELEENGYERFTQQAAPAGA, from the coding sequence GGACGGCACCGCCAAGGAGATCCTCAAAGGCGTCAACCTGACCGTGAACTCGGGGGAGACCCATGCCGTCATGGGCCCCAACGGATCCGGCAAGTCGACGCTGTCCTACGCCATCGCCGGACACCCCAAGTACGACGTGACGTCGGGGTCCATCACGCTCGACGGCGAGGACGTCCTGACGATGAGCGTCGACGAGCGCGCCCGCGCCGGCCTGTTCCTGGCCATGCAGTACCCGGTGGAGGTGCCGGGGGTGTCGATGTCGAACTTCCTGCGCACCGCCGCCACCGCTGTGCGCGGTGAGGCCCCCAAGCTGCGGCTGTGGGTCAAAGAGGTCAAGGCCGCGATGACCGACCTCGGCATCGATCCGCAGTTCGCCGAACGCAGCGTCAACGAGGGATTCTCGGGCGGCGAGAAGAAGCGCCACGAGATCCTGCAACTGGGCCTGCTCAAGCCCAAGATCGCCATCCTCGACGAAACTGACTCCGGTCTGGACGTCGATGCGCTTCGGGTGGTCAGCGAAGGTGTCAACCGGTACGCCGAAGCCGAGCACGCCGGCGTCCTGCTGATCACCCACTACACCCGCATCCTGCGCTACATCCAGCCGCAGTTCGTGCACGTCTTCGTCGACGGCCGCATCGTCGCCTCCGGTGGGGCAGAGCTCGCCGACGAACTCGAAGAGAACGGCTACGAGCGCTTCACCCAGCAGGCTGCACCAGCGGGAGCATGA
- a CDS encoding cysteine desulfurase has product MTASVDLDVTDLVKIRADFPILSRVMRGGHQLAYLDSGATSQKPLQVLDAERDFLTQHYGAVHRGAHQLMEESTDAYEQGRADIASFVGAAPDELTFTKNATEALNLVSYVLGDSRFEGAVGPGNVIVTTELEHHANLIPWQELARRTGATLKWYGVTDDGNVDLDSLELDERVKVVAFTHHSNVTGAAPSVAEMVGRARAVGALTVLDACQSVPHQPVDFGALGVDFAAFSGHKMLGPTGIGALYGRAELLNSLPPFLTGGSMIETVTMEGATYAPAPQRFEAGTQMISQVVGLAAAARYLDAIGMPAVAAHEHRLVAAALEGLADIPGVRIIGPTTASQRHSPVAFVVDGVHAHDVGQVLDDDGVAVRVGHHCAWPLHRRFGVAATVRASFAVYNTLDEVDRLVAGVRRAIDFFGG; this is encoded by the coding sequence GTGACCGCCTCGGTAGATCTTGACGTCACGGATCTGGTCAAGATCCGCGCCGACTTCCCGATTCTGAGCCGGGTAATGCGGGGCGGACACCAGTTGGCGTATCTGGACTCCGGGGCGACCTCGCAGAAACCACTGCAGGTTCTTGACGCCGAGCGCGACTTCCTGACCCAGCACTACGGCGCCGTGCACCGCGGCGCCCATCAGCTGATGGAGGAGTCCACCGACGCCTACGAGCAGGGTCGCGCAGACATCGCATCGTTCGTCGGCGCCGCCCCTGATGAGCTGACCTTCACCAAGAACGCCACCGAGGCGCTCAACCTGGTGTCGTATGTGTTGGGCGACAGCCGCTTCGAGGGCGCTGTCGGGCCCGGCAACGTCATCGTCACCACCGAGCTGGAGCATCACGCGAATCTGATCCCCTGGCAGGAACTGGCGCGGCGCACCGGCGCCACGCTCAAGTGGTACGGCGTCACTGATGACGGCAACGTCGACCTGGACTCGCTGGAGCTCGATGAGCGGGTGAAAGTCGTTGCCTTCACCCATCATTCCAATGTCACCGGCGCGGCACCCTCGGTTGCCGAGATGGTCGGGCGCGCCAGGGCGGTCGGGGCACTGACGGTCCTCGACGCCTGCCAGTCGGTGCCGCACCAGCCCGTGGACTTCGGTGCCCTCGGCGTCGACTTCGCCGCGTTCTCCGGCCACAAGATGCTGGGCCCCACCGGAATCGGTGCCCTGTACGGCCGCGCGGAGCTGCTCAACAGTCTGCCGCCGTTCCTGACCGGCGGATCGATGATCGAGACCGTGACGATGGAGGGCGCCACCTACGCGCCCGCGCCGCAGCGTTTCGAGGCCGGCACCCAGATGATCTCGCAGGTGGTCGGATTGGCCGCCGCCGCACGGTATCTCGACGCCATCGGCATGCCGGCGGTGGCCGCCCACGAGCATCGGCTGGTGGCCGCTGCGCTCGAGGGCCTCGCCGACATCCCCGGCGTGCGGATCATTGGGCCCACCACCGCCTCGCAGCGCCACTCACCGGTGGCGTTCGTGGTCGACGGCGTGCACGCCCACGACGTGGGTCAGGTGCTCGACGACGACGGTGTCGCGGTGCGGGTGGGGCATCACTGCGCGTGGCCGCTGCACCGCCGGTTTGGCGTCGCCGCCACCGTGCGCGCATCGTTTGCGGTGTACAACACCCTCGACGAGGTGGACCGGCTGGTCGCCGGTGTACGTCGGGCGATCGACTTCTTTGGTGGGTAG
- the sufU gene encoding Fe-S cluster assembly sulfur transfer protein SufU — translation MRLEQMYQEVILDHYKRPHHRGLRDPYGAEVYHVNPTCGDEVTLRVALSPDGELVEDVSYDGQGCSISQAATSVLTDQVIGQSVGDALKTVAAFAEMVSSRGTIEGDEDVLGDGVAFAGVSKYPARVKCALLGWMAFKDAVAQASHRQDLEDKK, via the coding sequence ATGCGACTCGAGCAGATGTACCAGGAAGTGATCCTGGACCACTACAAACGCCCGCACCACCGCGGGCTGCGCGACCCTTACGGCGCCGAGGTCTACCACGTCAACCCCACCTGCGGTGACGAGGTGACGCTGCGGGTGGCGTTGTCGCCGGACGGTGAACTCGTCGAAGACGTGTCCTATGACGGCCAGGGCTGTTCGATTAGCCAGGCTGCCACCTCGGTGCTCACCGACCAGGTGATCGGCCAGAGCGTCGGTGATGCGCTCAAGACGGTCGCCGCGTTCGCCGAGATGGTCTCGTCGCGCGGCACCATCGAGGGCGATGAGGACGTGCTCGGCGACGGTGTGGCCTTCGCCGGTGTGTCGAAATATCCCGCGCGAGTGAAATGCGCGCTGCTGGGCTGGATGGCGTTCAAAGATGCGGTGGCGCAGGCCTCGCATCGACAAGACCTGGAGGACAAGAAGTGA
- a CDS encoding metal-sulfur cluster assembly factor: protein MSEETSATVSEELLADIEEAMRDVVDPELGINVVDLGLVYGMNVEKGDTGTVALIDMTLTSAACPLTDVIEDQTLNALVGAGLVNEAKINWVWNPPWGPDKITEDGREQLRALGFTV, encoded by the coding sequence GTGAGCGAAGAAACCAGCGCGACCGTCTCCGAGGAGCTCCTGGCCGACATCGAGGAGGCCATGCGCGACGTCGTCGACCCTGAACTCGGGATCAACGTCGTCGACCTGGGCCTGGTGTACGGCATGAACGTCGAGAAGGGCGACACCGGCACGGTGGCCCTGATCGACATGACGTTGACCTCGGCGGCGTGCCCGCTCACCGACGTCATCGAGGACCAGACGCTCAACGCGCTGGTCGGCGCCGGACTGGTCAACGAGGCCAAGATCAACTGGGTATGGAACCCGCCGTGGGGACCGGACAAGATCACCGAGGACGGCCGCGAGCAACTGCGCGCACTCGGGTTCACGGTCTAG
- a CDS encoding RNA polymerase sigma factor has protein sequence MTGAGDESAVIAALRARDEAVFARLVDEHTPALLRVARGYVPSREIAEEVVQETWIALVKGIDKFEGRSSLRTWLFAVLINIAKARGIRERRSDDAEIAAFTGSTVEAARFRPPGQRWAGHWKSGEEPSPFPDTPEGSVLGRELADVARAVLDTLPERQRQVVTMRDMLGFDSAEVCDLLDISVANQRVLLHRGRAAVRQALEVYLSERP, from the coding sequence ATGACCGGTGCCGGGGATGAGTCTGCTGTGATCGCGGCGCTACGCGCCCGCGATGAGGCGGTGTTCGCCCGGCTGGTCGACGAGCACACCCCGGCGCTGCTGCGGGTCGCCCGCGGTTATGTGCCCAGTCGCGAGATCGCCGAAGAGGTGGTCCAGGAGACGTGGATCGCGCTGGTGAAGGGGATCGACAAATTCGAAGGCCGATCCTCGCTGCGCACCTGGCTCTTCGCTGTGCTCATCAATATCGCCAAGGCGCGTGGCATTCGGGAACGCCGCAGTGACGACGCCGAGATCGCCGCGTTCACCGGCTCGACCGTCGAGGCCGCCCGTTTCCGGCCGCCGGGGCAGCGCTGGGCAGGCCACTGGAAGAGCGGAGAAGAGCCGTCGCCGTTCCCTGACACGCCCGAGGGGTCGGTTCTGGGCCGCGAACTCGCCGATGTCGCGCGGGCGGTGCTGGACACACTGCCCGAGCGGCAACGGCAGGTGGTGACGATGCGCGACATGCTGGGCTTCGATTCCGCCGAGGTCTGTGACCTCCTTGACATCAGTGTCGCCAACCAGCGGGTACTGCTGCATCGCGGCCGGGCCGCCGTCCGGCAGGCACTCGAGGTCTATCTGTCGGAGCGCCCATGA
- a CDS encoding anti-sigma factor family protein has translation MTPLICDELVELVTAYLDGALDSDTRARFDLHLAECDGCENYLQQFRGTVSTLGRIERDDLDPDFRNRLMQAFRDFTD, from the coding sequence ATGACACCGTTGATATGTGACGAACTCGTCGAGCTGGTCACCGCGTACCTCGACGGCGCGCTGGACTCCGACACCCGGGCCCGGTTCGACCTGCACCTTGCCGAGTGCGACGGCTGCGAGAACTACCTGCAGCAGTTCCGCGGCACGGTGAGCACCCTGGGCCGCATCGAGCGCGACGACCTCGACCCCGATTTTCGGAACCGGCTGATGCAGGCTTTCCGGGATTTCACGGACTGA
- a CDS encoding NADH:flavin oxidoreductase, producing MTEDVRVQELFAPLTIGSLTLRNRFAMAPMTRAASPGGIPGPDVAEYYARRAAGGTALVITEGVRMPHPAAGWPDAIPELDGAEVLRGWRAVTDAVHSEGGAIAAQLWHQGVARGEHDGDTPEQLPVSPSGLDVLGNPVGRALATEELPAVAQAFALGARNARDAGFDAVEIHGAHGYLLDQFLWAETNHRTDGYGGSLEARTRFPAEVVAAVRAAVGPEFPIIYRFSQWKMNRYDAAIAQTGAELERVLGPLVDAGVDILHPSTRRHYLPGFPDEDPQLSLAGWTKKLTGLPVIAVGSVGLETEFKPGEPGGTIPPAPVDRLLDQFDAGEFDIIAVGRALLADPAWVNHLREGALDEFAGFDAATALSRLY from the coding sequence ATGACCGAAGACGTTCGAGTGCAGGAACTGTTCGCGCCGCTGACAATCGGCTCGCTGACCCTCCGCAACCGGTTCGCGATGGCCCCGATGACGCGGGCGGCCTCGCCGGGCGGCATCCCCGGACCCGACGTGGCCGAGTACTACGCGCGCCGCGCGGCCGGCGGAACCGCGCTCGTCATCACCGAAGGGGTGCGGATGCCGCACCCGGCCGCCGGCTGGCCCGACGCCATCCCCGAACTCGACGGAGCAGAGGTGCTGCGGGGTTGGCGTGCGGTCACCGATGCCGTGCACAGCGAAGGCGGTGCTATCGCGGCGCAGCTGTGGCATCAGGGTGTGGCTCGCGGCGAGCACGACGGTGACACCCCTGAGCAACTGCCGGTCAGCCCGTCGGGTCTCGATGTGCTCGGCAATCCGGTCGGCCGCGCATTGGCGACCGAGGAACTGCCCGCGGTGGCCCAGGCTTTTGCACTCGGCGCCCGCAACGCCCGCGACGCCGGGTTCGACGCAGTCGAAATCCACGGTGCACACGGTTACCTGCTCGACCAATTCCTCTGGGCGGAAACGAATCACCGCACCGACGGCTACGGCGGCTCCCTGGAAGCGCGCACCCGGTTCCCGGCCGAGGTCGTCGCCGCCGTGCGGGCCGCGGTAGGCCCGGAGTTCCCGATCATCTACCGCTTCTCGCAGTGGAAGATGAACCGCTACGACGCCGCGATCGCCCAGACCGGCGCCGAACTCGAGCGGGTGCTCGGCCCGCTCGTCGACGCCGGGGTCGACATCCTGCACCCGTCGACCCGGCGCCATTACCTGCCCGGCTTCCCGGACGAGGACCCCCAACTGAGCCTGGCCGGCTGGACCAAGAAGCTGACCGGGCTGCCGGTCATCGCGGTCGGGTCGGTCGGCCTGGAAACCGAGTTCAAACCCGGCGAGCCCGGCGGGACGATCCCGCCGGCGCCGGTGGACCGGCTGCTCGACCAGTTCGACGCCGGCGAGTTCGACATCATCGCCGTCGGGCGCGCGCTGCTGGCCGACCCAGCCTGGGTGAACCACCTGCGTGAGGGTGCCCTCGACGAGTTCGCCGGATTCGATGCGGCGACCGCGCTGTCCCGTTTGTACTGA